The following are from one region of the Tenacibaculum dicentrarchi genome:
- a CDS encoding aspartyl protease family protein, protein MTLIKKISFFFAVFCSMISFSQNNFMFLGSQTKKQVVRFKLINNLIVVPVVVNGQKLSFILDTGVGNTLLFNLTKKDSLKLNNVKKVLLRGLGGGVPVTALISTKNELKLNTIVGNNQDLFVVLTEDFNLSEKMGITIHGIIGYDLLKDVIAEINYKTSKIIFYNPKKYHQKKCRKCEEFPLRFYRKKPYIDVAVKVDTVGNLVTPVKMLIDTGGSDAMWLFENTKQVLKTPIKHFKDILGEGLSGTVYGKRSKIPAILLGSYAIKNPTVSFLDKTSTMNARRFKERNGSIGGAILKRFKVWIDYPNKKLLLKKNASLKKGFYYNMSGLQLIHDGQELVKEEVFANSNGADNNQNNGRIISLSTKYQYKFKPSFKIDEVLTDSPAGKAGLQKGDIIKKINNRAAYQYELGEIIVMFQQKPSKKIKMTVKRGEKHLNFEFRLKKRL, encoded by the coding sequence ATGACTTTAATCAAAAAAATAAGCTTCTTTTTTGCTGTCTTTTGTAGTATGATTTCCTTTTCTCAAAATAACTTTATGTTTTTAGGGAGTCAAACAAAAAAACAGGTAGTGCGTTTTAAATTAATAAATAATTTAATTGTTGTTCCTGTAGTGGTTAACGGTCAGAAACTATCTTTTATTTTAGATACAGGCGTAGGGAATACCTTGTTATTTAATCTGACAAAAAAAGATAGTTTAAAATTGAATAATGTAAAAAAAGTACTGCTTCGTGGTTTGGGGGGCGGTGTTCCTGTTACAGCATTGATTTCAACAAAAAACGAACTAAAACTTAATACTATTGTAGGAAATAATCAAGATTTATTTGTTGTTTTAACCGAAGATTTTAATTTATCGGAAAAAATGGGCATAACAATTCATGGCATTATTGGCTACGATTTATTAAAAGATGTTATTGCTGAAATTAATTATAAAACCTCAAAAATTATTTTTTATAATCCGAAGAAATATCATCAAAAAAAATGTAGAAAATGTGAAGAGTTTCCGCTACGTTTTTATCGTAAAAAACCCTATATCGATGTTGCTGTTAAAGTTGATACCGTAGGTAATTTGGTAACGCCTGTAAAAATGTTAATAGATACAGGTGGTAGCGATGCGATGTGGTTGTTTGAAAACACAAAACAGGTACTAAAAACTCCAATAAAGCATTTTAAGGATATTTTAGGTGAAGGACTTAGCGGAACTGTCTACGGAAAACGAAGTAAAATCCCTGCTATTTTATTGGGAAGTTATGCAATTAAGAACCCTACGGTTTCTTTTTTAGACAAAACATCAACCATGAATGCGAGGCGTTTTAAGGAACGAAACGGAAGTATAGGTGGTGCTATTTTAAAGCGGTTTAAAGTTTGGATAGATTATCCGAATAAAAAGTTGCTATTAAAGAAAAATGCGTCTTTAAAAAAAGGTTTTTATTATAATATGAGTGGTTTACAACTTATTCATGATGGGCAAGAATTGGTAAAAGAAGAGGTTTTTGCTAATTCAAATGGGGCGGATAATAATCAAAATAATGGGCGTATTATTTCGTTAAGTACGAAATATCAATACAAATTTAAACCTTCTTTTAAAATTGATGAAGTTTTAACCGATTCGCCAGCAGGCAAAGCAGGTTTGCAAAAAGGTGATATTATCAAAAAAATAAATAATAGGGCGGCCTATCAATATGAGTTAGGTGAAATAATAGTGATGTTTCAGCAAAAACCTTCTAAGAAAATAAAAATGACGGTAAAAAGAGGTGAAAAGCATCTTAATTTTGAATTCAGATTAAAAAAACGGCTATAA
- a CDS encoding DUF1573 domain-containing protein, with the protein MKRILSFIAVCFITLTVSAQEFKFETETIDYGKVAIASEGKRTFEFTNIGDEPIIIKDIISACGCTVPKKPEAPIMPGQKGQIEVSYDTKRPGGFSKTLTVVSNAKNKRKRIKIKGFIAKKDAAVKAKSL; encoded by the coding sequence ATGAAAAGAATTTTATCATTTATCGCTGTTTGCTTTATCACTTTAACAGTAAGCGCACAAGAATTTAAATTTGAAACAGAAACAATTGACTACGGAAAGGTAGCAATCGCTTCAGAAGGAAAACGTACTTTTGAATTTACAAATATTGGTGATGAACCTATTATTATTAAAGATATTATTTCTGCCTGTGGATGTACAGTTCCTAAAAAACCCGAAGCACCAATTATGCCAGGGCAAAAAGGACAGATTGAAGTTTCTTACGACACAAAAAGACCAGGAGGTTTTTCTAAAACTTTAACGGTTGTTTCAAATGCTAAAAACAAAAGAAAAAGAATTAAAATTAAAGGTTTTATTGCTAAAAAAGATGCTGCCGTAAAAGCAAAATCGCTATAA
- a CDS encoding pyridoxal phosphate-dependent aminotransferase yields the protein MPVISIKGNSMPQSPIRKLVPFAEAAKKNGTKVFHLNIGQPDIKTPQVALDAVKNNTIEVLSYARSEGSEQYRTKLANYYAKNDIHVNANNIIATTGGSEALLFTIGSITDPGDEIIIPEPFYANYNGFSTASGVKVVPVISKIEDNFALPAIEDFEKLITSKTKAILICNPGNPTGYLYSEAEIEKLKQIVLKHDLFLIADEVYREFTYDGEKHNSVMTLDGLEQNAIVIDSVSKRYSMCGARIGCIVSKNEEFINTAIKFAQARLSPPTYALLASEAALDTPQSYFDEVIEEYQERRNTLISELQKIDGIKVANPKGAFYCVAELPIADADDFAQWILEDFNDNNETIMVAPASGFYSTAGEGKNQIRMAYVLNKVDLIRSVEILKIALQQYKK from the coding sequence ATGCCTGTTATTTCTATAAAAGGGAATTCTATGCCTCAATCACCAATTCGTAAATTGGTTCCTTTTGCAGAGGCTGCTAAAAAAAACGGAACAAAAGTTTTTCATTTAAATATTGGTCAACCAGATATTAAAACTCCTCAAGTAGCTTTAGATGCTGTTAAAAATAATACTATTGAAGTATTATCATACGCACGTTCTGAAGGTTCTGAACAATACCGTACAAAATTAGCTAATTACTATGCTAAAAACGATATTCATGTAAACGCAAATAATATTATTGCTACTACAGGTGGTTCTGAAGCGTTATTATTTACTATTGGTAGTATTACAGATCCAGGTGATGAAATTATTATTCCTGAGCCTTTTTATGCTAACTATAACGGTTTTTCTACTGCATCAGGTGTAAAAGTTGTTCCTGTAATTTCTAAAATAGAAGATAATTTTGCGTTACCTGCTATTGAAGATTTTGAAAAATTAATTACATCAAAAACAAAAGCTATTTTAATTTGTAACCCTGGTAATCCTACTGGTTATTTATATAGCGAAGCTGAAATTGAAAAATTAAAGCAAATCGTTTTAAAACACGATTTATTTTTAATTGCTGATGAAGTTTATCGTGAGTTTACTTATGATGGTGAAAAGCACAATTCAGTAATGACTTTAGATGGTTTAGAACAAAACGCTATTGTTATTGATTCTGTTTCTAAGCGTTACAGTATGTGTGGTGCAAGAATTGGGTGTATCGTTTCTAAAAATGAAGAGTTCATCAATACTGCTATTAAATTTGCTCAAGCTCGTTTAAGCCCTCCTACTTATGCTTTATTAGCTAGTGAAGCAGCTTTAGACACGCCTCAAAGTTATTTTGATGAAGTTATTGAAGAGTATCAAGAACGTAGAAATACTTTAATTTCTGAATTACAAAAAATTGATGGTATAAAAGTAGCTAATCCTAAAGGAGCTTTTTATTGTGTAGCTGAATTACCTATTGCTGATGCTGATGATTTTGCACAATGGATTTTAGAAGATTTTAACGATAATAACGAAACTATTATGGTTGCACCTGCTAGTGGATTTTATTCTACTGCTGGAGAAGGTAAAAACCAAATTCGTATGGCATATGTATTAAATAAAGTTGATTTAATTCGTTCTGTAGAGATTTTAAAAATAGCTTTACAACAATACAAAAAATAG
- the murB gene encoding UDP-N-acetylmuramate dehydrogenase, producing the protein MNIQENISLKNYNTFGIHVNAKRFISVDSLYSLQQLLKSEKDVFLISGGSNMLLTKDIEKLVVHLNLKGISIDRENENDIYITVNAGENWHDFVLWCVSENYGGIENLSLIPGNVGTCPIQNIGAYGVEVKDTITRVEAIEIETGKLVCFSNEDCNFGYRNSIFKNASKGKYIITSVCFKLSKKEHKLNTSYGAIEAEFTSKNIVNPTIKNVSDAIIAIRKSKLPDPKKIGNSGSFFKNPVISKNHFETLLNQFPLMPHYEISKTEVKVPAGWLIEQCGFKGKRFGACGVHEKQALVLVNYGNTTGMEIYELAQKIQKNIKDTFSIDLEIEVNII; encoded by the coding sequence TTGAATATTCAAGAAAATATATCATTAAAAAACTATAATACGTTTGGCATTCATGTTAATGCCAAACGTTTTATTTCTGTTGATTCACTTTATAGTTTACAACAACTTTTAAAATCTGAAAAAGATGTTTTTTTAATTTCTGGAGGTAGCAATATGTTACTAACCAAAGATATTGAAAAACTTGTTGTTCATTTAAATTTAAAAGGAATCTCTATTGATAGAGAAAACGAAAACGATATTTACATAACCGTAAATGCTGGCGAAAATTGGCACGATTTTGTACTTTGGTGTGTTTCTGAAAATTATGGAGGAATTGAAAATTTATCACTTATTCCAGGAAATGTAGGTACTTGCCCAATTCAAAATATTGGTGCGTACGGCGTAGAGGTTAAAGACACGATTACTCGAGTAGAAGCTATTGAAATTGAAACTGGTAAATTAGTCTGTTTTTCAAATGAAGATTGTAATTTTGGCTACCGAAATTCTATTTTTAAAAATGCTTCAAAAGGCAAATATATTATTACCTCAGTTTGCTTTAAACTTAGTAAAAAAGAACACAAACTAAACACTTCTTACGGTGCTATTGAAGCGGAGTTTACATCAAAAAATATTGTAAATCCAACTATAAAAAATGTTTCGGATGCTATTATTGCTATTCGAAAATCAAAATTACCAGATCCTAAAAAAATTGGAAATAGCGGTAGTTTTTTTAAAAATCCTGTAATTTCAAAAAACCATTTTGAAACACTTCTAAATCAGTTTCCTTTAATGCCTCATTACGAAATTTCAAAAACAGAAGTAAAAGTTCCTGCGGGATGGTTAATTGAACAATGTGGTTTTAAAGGAAAACGTTTTGGTGCTTGTGGCGTACATGAAAAACAAGCTTTAGTACTTGTTAATTATGGAAATACAACAGGTATGGAAATTTACGAACTAGCACAAAAAATTCAAAAAAATATTAAAGATACATTTTCTATTGATTTAGAAATTGAAGTAAATATTATTTAA
- a CDS encoding valine--tRNA ligase, which yields MNIPSKYDSKEVEGKWYDYWMKHNYFHSEVDDREPYTIVIPPPNVTGVLHMGHMLNNTIQDVLIRRARLQGKNACWVPGTDHASIATEAKVVAKLKEQGIDKNDLTREEFLAHAWEWKNEYGGIILDQLKKLGASCDWERTAFTMDPALSESVIKVFVDLYNKGLIYRGYRMVNWDPEAKTTLSDEEVIHVEKQGNLYYLEYKIEGSEEKLTIATTRPETIFGDTAICINPNDERFTHLKGKKAIVPLSNRVIPIIEDEYVDVEFGTGCLKVTPAHDENDKVLGDKHKLEVIDIFNEDASLNSFGLHYQGKDRFVARKLVAKELEEKGILVKTEVHINKVGTSERTKAVIEPRLSDQWFLKMEELAKPAIDAVLGEDSEVKLYPKKFENTYRHWMENVRDWNISRQLWWGQQIPAYFYGDGKEDFVVASTIEEAVVLAKEKTGKADLVAADLKQDEDALDTWFSSWLWPMSVFDGINNPENEEIKYYYPTNDLVTGPDILFFWVARMIVAGYEYKDERPFENVYLTGLVRDKQRRKMSKSLGNSPDALKLIEDYSADGVRVGLLLSAAAGNDLMFDEDLCKQGKGFSNKIWNAFRLVTGWEVDATIEQPESAKIGLEWYNAKFQTVLAEIEDHFSKYRLSDALMAIYKLIMDDFSSWLLEAVKPAYQQPIDKKTFDAVIAVFEDNLKVLHPFMPFLSEEIWQHITDRTPEEALIIAKYPELKKVDTAIISEFEFATEVVSGIRNIRKNKNISFKDAVELSVVNNEDFTTKFDVLIQKLTNASEINYVSYKVEGASFRVKSNEYFIPVAEEEIDVEAETIKLNAELKRAEGFLFGIQKKLSNERFVSNAPEQVIVIERKKESDTLAKIETIKSSLASLK from the coding sequence ATGAATATTCCATCAAAATACGATTCTAAAGAAGTAGAAGGAAAGTGGTACGATTACTGGATGAAACATAATTATTTTCATTCAGAAGTAGATGATCGTGAGCCTTATACGATTGTAATACCACCACCTAATGTAACAGGAGTATTGCATATGGGGCACATGCTAAACAATACAATTCAGGATGTTTTAATACGTCGTGCACGTTTACAAGGTAAAAATGCTTGTTGGGTTCCTGGAACTGACCATGCATCTATTGCTACGGAAGCAAAGGTTGTTGCTAAGTTAAAAGAACAAGGAATTGATAAAAATGACTTAACTCGTGAAGAATTTTTGGCACATGCTTGGGAATGGAAAAACGAGTACGGTGGAATTATTTTAGATCAGTTAAAAAAATTAGGTGCTTCTTGTGATTGGGAACGCACTGCTTTTACTATGGACCCAGCATTGTCTGAATCTGTAATTAAAGTTTTTGTTGATTTATATAATAAAGGCTTAATTTACCGTGGTTATAGAATGGTAAATTGGGATCCTGAAGCAAAAACGACTTTATCTGATGAAGAAGTTATTCATGTTGAAAAACAAGGAAATCTTTATTATTTAGAATATAAAATTGAAGGTTCTGAGGAAAAATTAACCATTGCAACTACACGTCCTGAAACTATTTTTGGTGATACGGCAATTTGTATCAATCCGAATGATGAGCGTTTTACACATTTAAAAGGAAAGAAAGCAATTGTTCCTTTATCTAATAGAGTAATTCCTATTATTGAAGATGAATATGTAGATGTTGAATTTGGTACTGGATGTTTAAAAGTTACTCCAGCACACGATGAAAATGATAAAGTTTTAGGAGATAAACACAAATTAGAAGTAATTGATATTTTTAATGAGGATGCTTCTTTAAACTCTTTCGGATTACATTATCAAGGAAAAGACCGTTTTGTAGCTCGTAAATTAGTTGCTAAAGAATTAGAAGAAAAAGGAATTTTAGTAAAAACTGAAGTTCATATTAATAAAGTAGGAACATCAGAAAGAACTAAAGCTGTTATCGAACCAAGATTATCAGATCAATGGTTTTTAAAGATGGAAGAGTTAGCAAAACCTGCTATTGATGCTGTTTTAGGTGAAGATAGCGAAGTTAAATTATATCCAAAGAAATTCGAAAATACGTACCGTCATTGGATGGAAAATGTACGTGATTGGAATATTTCTCGTCAATTATGGTGGGGACAACAAATTCCTGCGTATTTCTATGGCGATGGAAAAGAAGATTTTGTAGTTGCTTCAACTATTGAAGAAGCGGTAGTTTTAGCTAAAGAAAAAACAGGAAAAGCTGATTTAGTTGCAGCCGATTTAAAACAAGATGAAGATGCTTTAGATACTTGGTTTTCTTCTTGGTTATGGCCAATGTCTGTTTTTGATGGAATTAATAATCCTGAAAATGAAGAAATTAAATATTATTATCCAACAAATGATTTAGTTACTGGTCCAGATATTTTATTTTTCTGGGTGGCTCGTATGATTGTTGCAGGATACGAATATAAAGATGAACGTCCGTTTGAAAACGTTTATTTAACAGGTTTAGTACGTGATAAACAACGTAGAAAAATGTCTAAATCGTTAGGGAATTCACCTGATGCTTTAAAATTAATTGAAGATTATAGTGCCGATGGTGTTCGTGTAGGTTTATTATTAAGTGCTGCTGCGGGTAACGATTTAATGTTCGATGAAGATTTATGTAAACAAGGAAAAGGATTTTCAAATAAAATTTGGAATGCATTCCGTTTAGTTACAGGTTGGGAAGTTGATGCAACTATTGAGCAACCAGAATCAGCAAAAATTGGTTTAGAATGGTATAATGCAAAGTTTCAAACAGTGTTAGCTGAAATTGAAGACCACTTTTCTAAATATCGTTTGTCAGATGCTTTAATGGCTATCTATAAATTAATTATGGATGATTTTTCGTCATGGTTATTAGAGGCTGTAAAACCAGCATATCAACAGCCAATTGACAAGAAAACTTTTGATGCTGTAATTGCTGTTTTTGAAGATAATTTAAAAGTATTACATCCGTTTATGCCTTTCTTATCAGAAGAAATTTGGCAACATATTACAGATAGAACTCCTGAAGAAGCTTTAATTATAGCTAAATATCCTGAACTTAAAAAAGTAGATACGGCAATTATTAGTGAATTTGAGTTTGCTACAGAGGTAGTTTCAGGAATTAGAAATATCAGAAAAAATAAAAATATTTCATTTAAAGATGCAGTAGAATTATCAGTAGTAAATAATGAAGATTTTACAACTAAATTTGATGTTTTAATTCAGAAATTAACCAACGCATCAGAAATTAATTATGTTTCTTATAAGGTTGAAGGAGCTTCATTTAGAGTAAAATCAAATGAATATTTTATTCCTGTTGCTGAAGAAGAAATTGACGTAGAAGCTGAAACTATTAAGTTAAATGCTGAATTAAAAAGAGCAGAAGGTTTCTTATTCGGAATTCAAAAGAAATTATCAAATGAGCGTTTTGTAAGCAATGCACCTGAACAGGTTATTGTTATAGAGCGTAAAAAAGAATCAGATACGTTAGCGAAAATTGAAACGATTAAAAGTAGTTTGGCTTCTTTAAAATAA
- the aqpZ gene encoding aquaporin Z encodes MKKYLAESFGTFWLVFGGCGSAIFAAGFPELGIGFMGVSLAFGLTVLTMAYAVGHISGGHFNPAVSLGLWAGGKFSAKELVPYIVSQLVGAILAAGALFLIVSGKSGFESIGGFAANGYGELSPAGYNMTSAFVTEFLLTMFFLLIILGSTNDRAPKGFAPIAIGLGLTLIHLISIPITNTSVNPARSMSQALFAGGGYLAQSWLFWVAPIAGAIVAGFIHKALFDKA; translated from the coding sequence ATGAAAAAGTATTTAGCAGAATCATTTGGAACATTTTGGTTAGTTTTTGGTGGTTGTGGTAGTGCCATTTTTGCTGCTGGTTTCCCTGAATTAGGTATTGGTTTTATGGGGGTATCTTTAGCCTTTGGTTTAACAGTTTTAACTATGGCGTATGCTGTTGGGCATATTTCGGGAGGGCATTTTAACCCTGCAGTATCATTAGGTTTATGGGCAGGAGGTAAATTTTCAGCAAAAGAATTAGTGCCTTATATTGTTTCTCAATTAGTAGGTGCAATTTTAGCTGCGGGTGCTTTGTTTTTAATTGTTTCAGGAAAATCAGGTTTTGAATCTATCGGCGGTTTTGCTGCTAACGGCTATGGCGAATTATCGCCAGCAGGTTATAATATGACATCGGCTTTTGTTACTGAATTTTTATTAACCATGTTTTTCTTATTGATAATTTTAGGAAGCACTAACGACAGAGCGCCTAAAGGTTTTGCTCCAATTGCTATTGGTTTAGGCTTAACATTAATCCATTTAATCAGTATTCCAATCACTAACACTTCGGTAAATCCTGCACGTTCTATGAGTCAGGCTTTATTTGCAGGAGGCGGTTATTTAGCACAATCTTGGTTGTTTTGGGTTGCACCAATTGCAGGAGCAATTGTTGCAGGATTTATTCATAAAGCATTATTTGACAAAGCGTAA